The proteins below come from a single Microtus ochrogaster isolate Prairie Vole_2 chromosome 8, MicOch1.0, whole genome shotgun sequence genomic window:
- the Tssc4 gene encoding protein TSSC4, producing MAEAETGLEAEEPTEDDTLPSDTVSLSDSDSDLSLPSGAEVQVLSPERLSGEAQEDSGPDDPPSPLTGVPTTPVQPFHLRGMSSTFSQRSHSIFDCLESAARQAPPSAPQTSVTDNGSFKRPVTPPSQTLARNLSRVHESTGPIRVPPVPDYVSHPERWTKYSLEDVAEVSEQNNRAAALAFLGSRSQASPTDYVPSFNQDPSSCGEGRVVFTKPVRGSEARAERKRILKKGDVSSAGGEASVELAHLAGPEAEEWSGHQGLQEVVVPSGADHPGSSSDPTGMEAVGFHGSKKRSREHFRNRDSNPEGPGSERGPSV from the coding sequence ATGGCGGAGGCGGAGACTGGCTTGGAGGCTGAGGAACCCACCGAGGATGACACCCTTCCTTCCGACACCGTCTCCCTCAGCGACTCGGACTCGGACCTCAGCCTACCTAGTGGTGCCGAGGTGCAAGTCTTGTCCCCGGAGAGGCTTTCCGGGGAAGCCCAGGAGGACTCCGGCCCTGATGACCCTCCCTCACCCCTCACGGGTGTCCCCACCACCCCAGTCCAGCCGTTCCACCTCCGAGGCATGAGTTCCACCTTCTCGCAGCGCAGTCACAGCATCTTTGATTGTCTGGAGAGTGCGGCCCGGCAGGCACCGCCCTCTGCGCCCCAAACTAGTGTGACTGACAATGGCAGCTTCAAACGGCCTGTGACTCCCCCAAGTCAGACTCTGGCAAGGAACCTGAGCAGAGTGCATGAGAGCACTGGCCCAATCAGGGTGCCTCCTGTGCCGGATTATGTGTCACATCCTGAACGTTGGACCAAGTACAGTCTGGAAGATGTGGCTGAAGTCAGTGAGCAGAACAATCGTGCTGCTGCTCTGGCCTTCCTGGGCTCTCGCAGCCAGGCATCCCCTACAGACTATGTACCCTCCTTCAACCAGGATCCCTCTAGCTGTGGAGAGGGGAGAGTGGTCTTTACCAAACCAGTACGAGGCAGTGAGGCTAGGGCCGAGAGGAAGAGGATCCTAAAGAAGGGGGATGTGTCAAGTGCTGGGGGTGAGGCCTCTGTGGAGCTGGCCCATCTGGCCGGGCCTGAGGCTGAGGAGTGGAGTGGCCACCAGGGACTGCAAGAGGTAGTGGTACCTTCAGGAGCTGACCACCCTGGGTCCTCCTCAGACCCCACGGGGATGGAGGCTGTTGGTTTCCATGGCAGCAAGAAGCGGAGCAGAGAACATTTCCGGAACAGGGACAGTAACCCCGAGGGGCCAGGGTCTGAGAGAGGCCCCTCAGTTTGA
- the Cd81 gene encoding CD81 antigen, translating into MGVEGCTKCIKYLLFVFNFVFWLAGGVILGVALWLRHDPQTTSLLYLELGNKPAPSTFYVGIYILIAVGAVMMFVGFLGCYGAIQESQCLLGTFFTCLVILFACEVAAGIWGFVNKDQIAKDVKQFYDQALQQAVVDDEANNAKTVVKTFHETLNCCGSNALTALTTSMIRNSLCPAGTNIFNSLLKEDCHQKIDELFSGKLYLIGIAAIVVAVIMIFEMILSMVLCCGIRNSSVY; encoded by the exons CTGGCTGGAGGCGTGATCCTTGGTGTGGCTCTGTGGTTGCGCCATGACCCACAGACCACCAGTCTGCTCTACCTGGAACTTGGAAACAAACCAGCACCCAGCACCTTCTATGTGG gcaTCTACATTCTCATTGCTGTGGGAGCTGTGATGATGTTTGTGGGCTTCCTGGGGTGCTATGGGGCCATTCAGGAGTCCCAATGCCTGCTGGGAACG TTCTTCACCTGCCTTGTGATCCTGTTTGCCTGTgaggtggctgctggcatctggGGCTTCGTAAACAAAGACCAG ATCGCCAAGGATGTGAAGCAGTTCTACGATCAGGCCCTTCAACAGGCTGTAGTGGATGATGAGGCCAACAATGCCAAGACTGTGGTGAAGACCTTCCACGAGACG CTCAACTGCTGTGGCTCCAACGCACTGACCGCGCTGACCACCTCTATGATAAGGAACAGCCTGTGTCCCGCAGGCACCAACATATTCAACTCCTTATTGAAG GAGGACTGCCATCAGAAAATTGATGAGCTCTTTTCTGGGAAGCTGTACCTCATTGGTATTGCGGCCATCGTGGTAGCCGTCATCATG ATCTTCGAGATGATTCTGAGCATGGTGCTGTGCTGTGGCATCCGGAACAGCTCTGTGTACTGA